Proteins found in one Rhinolophus ferrumequinum isolate MPI-CBG mRhiFer1 chromosome 9, mRhiFer1_v1.p, whole genome shotgun sequence genomic segment:
- the LOC117026846 gene encoding 60S ribosomal protein L21-like, giving the protein MTNTKGKRRGTRYMFSKPFRKHGVVPLATYMRIYKKGDIVDIKGMGTVQKGMPHKCYHGKTGRVYNVTQHAVGIVVNKQVKGKILAKRINVRIEHIKHSKSRDSFLKRVKENDQKKKEAKEKGIWVQLKRQPAPPREAHFVRTNGKEPELLEPIPYEFMA; this is encoded by the coding sequence atgaccaacacaaagggaaagaggagaggcaccCGCTATATGTTCTCTaagccttttagaaaacatggagttgttcctttggccacatacatgcgaatctacaagaaaggtgatattgtagacatcaagggaatgggcactgttcaaaaaggaatgcccCACAAATGTTACCATGGCAAAACGGGAAGGGTCTACAATGTTACTCAGCATGCAGTTGgcattgttgtaaacaaacaagtcaagggcaagattcttgccaagagaattaatgttcgtattgagcatattaagcactctaagagccgagatagcttcctgaaacgggtgaaggaaaatgatcagaaaaagaaggaagccaaagagaaaggtatCTGGGTTCAACTGAAAcgccagcctgccccacccagagaagcacactttgtgagaaccaatggaaaggagcctgagctgctggaacccattccctatgaattcatggcataa